A part of Cannabis sativa cultivar Pink pepper isolate KNU-18-1 chromosome 6, ASM2916894v1, whole genome shotgun sequence genomic DNA contains:
- the LOC115695868 gene encoding probable polyamine transporter At3g13620 gives MQDPLFSSPNSQDFLEKQTQKYREEPTHDQNVKKKKISKRLPLLPLIFLIYFQVSGGPYGQESVVGAAGPLCAIAGFILFPALWSIPEALITAELATAFPNNGGFVVWSHTAFGPFWGYLMGSWKFLSGVVNLALFPGLCVDYVDSIAPSLNLTKTLTRYSVVFFSTTILSLINFTGLHVVAHISIPLAGLSLLPFLVLSFVAIPQIDPGRWIVIWNESNTLGRNKEWKNYFHALFWNLNCWDSVSTLVGEIKTPEETLPKALLSSMGLTSLAYLVPLLATTGAMKPDPDDWKDGYYAAIGEELAGPWLKRLIKSGAVLSGLGLYQAQLSSCSYQLHGMAELGLLPKFFGARSGTFDTPWVGIMVSTIISLMVAAFRFENMRVCVNFFYSLGTLMEFGAFIYLRVKFPKAVRPFKIPIELNGLIGMCSIPCIFLLFVLCAATPAVYFLSVVLTSFGVLWYFVLKMLKTNMWLEFNNVKAPKLIMEEDYPSYYEEIEKK, from the exons ATGCAAGACCCTCTTTTTTCATCTCCAAACTCACAAGATTTTCTTGAGAAACAAACACAAAAATATCGTGAAGAGCCTACTCATGATCaaaatgtgaagaaaaaaaaaataagcaaaagACTTCCTTTACTCCCTCTCATTTTTCTCATCTACTTCCAAGTCTCCGGAGGGCCATATGGCCAAGAATCTGTCGTGGGAGCGGCGGGGCCACTCTGTGCTATAGCCGGTTTCATCTTATTCCCCGCCCTATGGTCTATCCCAGAGGCACTCATCACTGCAGAGCTGGCCACCGCCTTTCCCAACAATGGCGGTTTTGTTGTGTGGTCCCACACAGCCTTTGGTCCCTTTTGGGGTTACCTAATGGGGTCATGGAAATTCCTTAGTGGAGTTGTAAACCTAGCTTTGTTCCCGGGTCTTTGTGTAGACTATGTAGACTCCATTGCTCCTTCTCTAAACCTAACCAAAACCCTAACTCGATACTCTGTTGTTTTCTTCTCAACAACAATTCTCTCTTTAATAAATTTCACTGGCTTACATGTTGTTGCCCACATCTCAATACCACTAGCTGGCCTATCCCTTTTACCATTTTTAGTATTGTCATTTGTAGCAATTCCCCAAATTGATCCGGGTAGATGGATTGTCATTTGGAATGAGAGTAACACACTTGGAAGGAATAAAGAGTGGAAAAATTACTTTCATGCCCTTTTTTGGAACCTAAATTGTTGGGATAGTGTTAGTACTTTAGTTGGTGAGATAAAAACACCTGAAGAAACCCTACCAAAAGCTCTATTATCATCCATGGGGCTAACTTCACTAGCTTACTTAGTCCCACTTCTAGCCACTACCGGTGCCATGAAACCCGACCCTGATGATTGGAAAGACGGCTACTACGCCGCCATAGGGGAAGAGCTCGCGGGCCCATGGCTCAAACGTCTGATCAAATCAGGTGCAGTCTTATCTGGGCTCGGTCTCTACCAAGCCCAGCTAAGTAGCTGCTCCTACCAGCTCCACGGGATGGCAGAGCTAGGGCTTTTACCGAAGTTTTTCGGGGCCCGCTCGGGCACATTTGATACCCCATGGGTTGGGATTATGGTTTCCACAATCATATCCCTTATGGTTGCGGCTTTTAGGTTTGAGAACATGAGGGTTTGTGTGAATTTCTTTTATAGTTTGGGGACATTGATGGAATTTGGTGCCTTTATTTACTTGAGAGTGAAATTTCCCAAAGCTGTTAGGCCTTTCAAGATTCCAATAGAGCTTAATGGGTTGATAGGAATGTGTTCAATTCCTTGTATTTTTCTATTGTTTGTGTTGTGTGCAGCTACTCCAGCTGTTTACTTTTTGAGTGTTGTGCTTACTTCATTTGGTGTTTTGTGGTACTTTGTGTTGAAGATGTTGAAAACCAATATGTGGCTTGAGTTCAACAACGTTAAagcccccaaactaattatggaGGAAGATTATCCAAg CTACTATGAAGAAATTGAGAAGAAATAA
- the LOC115695871 gene encoding anthocyanidin 3-O-glucosyltransferase 2 encodes MNKPDNKELIFIPLPSGIGNVIPMVETAKTLANHHRSLSITVLITTLTSISVPELAAYTENLFAAAPESSQRIKFIDLSKQDGYDSSAETDPGMLESLFIETQKPLVRSVVAELTRSTQVAGFVVDMFCTAMMDVADEFGVPSYVFYASGAAYLGLLFHFQALRDENGVDPTEFANDSVTEFAVPSFLQSVPATSLPEVLVLKDWAPLLLDHTKRTREAKGIIVNSFTELESHALKALSTDSKIPPFYPVGPVIRFSSLCGTTEFADVSKWLDAQPSSSVVFLCFGSMGSFREAQLKEIARALDHSGVRFLWSLRKSPPDTCSNPRDFLPSEFFDRTVERGKVTGWVPQPNVLAHPAIGGFVSHCGWNSILESIWFGVPVATWPVYSEQHLNAFQLVKELGLAVEIKLDYKSYFYRELSDEECVVRGEVIEGGIRCLMEQGSEIRKRVKDLSEKSKMAILKGGSSYSFMDRFINDVIENCT; translated from the coding sequence ATGAACAAACCAGATAATAAAGAACTCATTTTTATTCCGTTACCGTCCGGAATAGGAAACGTTATACCGATGGTGGAGACGGCCAAAACCCTAGCCAACCATCACCGAAGTCTCTCCATCACAGTCCTCATCACCACTCTAACTTCAATCTCCGTGCCAGAGCTCGCTGCCTACACCGAAAACCTCTTCGCCGCCGCACCGGAATCATCACAGCGAATCAAGTTCATCGATCTTTCCAAGCAAGACGGCTACGACTCCTCCGCCGAGACCGATCCCGGCATGTTGGAGAGTCTCTTCATCGAAACACAAAAGCCTCTAGTCAGATCCGTCGTGGCCGAGTTAACGCGGTCAACTCAGGTCGCCGGATTCGTCGTCGATATGTTCTGTACGGCGATGATGGACGTGGCTGACGAGTTTGGGGTTCCTAGTTACGTTTTCTACGCTTCTGGGGCTGCTTATCTCGGTCTCCTCTTCCATTTCCAAGCTCTCCGCGACGAAAATGGCGTCGATCCCACTGAGTTCGCGAACGATTCCGTCACTGAGTTCGCCGTACCGAGTTTCCTTCAGTCGGTTCCTGCCACGTCATTACCGGAAGTTTTAGTGTTGAAAGATTGGGCTCCTTTGCTATTAGATCACACCAAAAGAACTAGAGAAGCCAAGGGTATAATTGTAAATTCATTCACCGAGCTTGAAtctcacgcgctcaaagctctTTCAACCGATAGTAAAATTCCACCTTTCTATCCCGTGGGACCCGTTATTAGATTCTCTTCACTGTGTGGGACCACCGAGTTTGCTGACGTCAGCAAGTGGTTGGACGCTCAACCTTCTTCTTCGGTAGTGTTCTTGTGTTTCGGGAGCATGGGAAGCTTCCGTGAGGCTCAGCTGAAAGAGATCGCCCGTGCGCTGGACCACAGTGGAGTTAGATTCTTGTGGTCCCTACGTAAGTCTCCGCCGGACACGTGTTCTAATCCGAGAGATTTTCTTCCTTCAGAGTTTTTCGATCGGACGGTCGAGAGAGGAAAAGTGACAGGGTGGGTCCCGCAGCCGAATGTGTTGGCCCACCCCGCAATCGGAGGATTCGTGTCGCATTGTGGTTGGAACTCGATACTAGAGAGTATATGGTTCGGAGTACCGGTTGCCACGTGGCCAGTTTATTCGGAGCAACATTTGAATGCTTTTCAATTGGTGAAGGAGTTAGGATTAGCGGTTGAGATTAAATTGGATTACAAGAGCTATTTCTATAGGGAATTGAGTGATGAAGAGTGTGTTGTGAGAGGTGAAGTGATTGAGGGTGGGATCAGATGTTTGATGGAGCAGGGTAGTGAAATAAGGAAGAGGGTAAAAGATTTGAGTGAGAAGAGTAAGATGGCAATTTTGAAAGGTGGGTCAAGTTACTCTTTTATGGATCGTTTTATCAATGATGTGATTGAAAATTGTACATGA
- the LOC115695879 gene encoding F-box/kelch-repeat protein At2g44130 produces MENSHSNDNEFSQLIPGLPDELGYECLTRLQYTTHCVASRVCHRWRDLIQTSEFHRYRKSKGFTHKLACLVQAQTNPQLASPKRTDSPSFGLVAFDTTDSTWRRIDPVPKYADGLPMFCHVAGCEGKLVVMGGWDPKSYGPVSDVFVFDFAKNRWSEAKAMPGKRSFFAVGSYSGRIYVAGGHDENKNALSSAWVYDVSLDEWSELAQMSQGRDECEGVVLNGEFWVVSGYGTDSQGAFESSAEVYSFASGEWRRVESVWAEGECPRGRVGVWKEKEGKFSNWAELDSAVRIGTCWVGLDYRALVMGSDYQGGAHGFFMVELKQGQKGKLENIIVPCEFSGSVQSACCVEI; encoded by the coding sequence atggaaaattcTCACTCTAACGATAACGAGTTCTCTCAACTCATTCCGGGTCTACCCGACGAACTCGGTTACGAATGCTTAACTCGTCTTCAGTACACGACTCACTGTGTCGCCTCCCGAGTTTGCCATCGATGGCGAGATCTCATCCAAACCTCCGAATTTCATCGATACAGAAAATCAAAAGGTTTCACTCACAAACTAGCTTGCTTAGTACAAGCTCAAACCAATCCTCAACTCGCTTCCCCGAAACGCACCGACTCACCGAGTTTCGGACTCGTCGCGTTCGATACCACCGATTCGACCTGGCGCCGGATCGATCCGGTTCCGAAATACGCGGACGGATTGCCTATGTTCTGCCACGTGGCGGGTTGTGAAGGTAAGCTGGTTGTAATGGGCGGTTGGGATCCGAAAAGCTACGGACCCGTTTCGGATGTTTTCGTTTTCGATTTCGCTAAGAATCGGTGGAGCGAAGCCAAGGCCATGCCGGGTAAGAGGTCGTTCTTTGCGGTCGGGTCTTATTCGGGTCGGATCTATGTTGCGGGTGGGCACGATGAGAATAAGAACGCGTTGAGTTCGGCTTGGGTTTACGATGTGAGTCTGGACGAGTGGAGCGAGTTGGCTCAGATGAGTCAGGGCCGTGACGAGTGCGAAGGCGTGGTGTTAAACGGTGAGTTTTGGGTTGTGAGTGGGTACGGCACCGACAGTCAGGGCGCGTTTGAGTCAAGCGCGGAGGTTTATAGTTTTGCTAGTGGGGAATGGAGGCGCGTGGAGAGTGTGTGGGCTGAAGGGGAGTGTCCTAGAGGACGCGTGGGTGTTTGGAAAGAGAAGGAAGGGAAGTTTTCTAATTGGGCCGAGTTAGACTCGGCGGTTCGGATTGGAACGTGTTGGGTGGGCCTGGATTATCGGGCCCTAGTGATGGGCTCAGATTATCAGGGTGGGGCCCATGGTTTCTTTATGGTGGAATTGAAACAAGGACAAAAGGGGAAGTTGGAAAATATAATTGTGCCCTGTGAATTCAGTGGATCTGTTCAATCAGCTTGTTGTGTTgagatataa
- the LOC115711389 gene encoding uncharacterized protein LOC115711389, whose protein sequence is MERLPVLIKSNGQWNEDHNYVNYVASGEFIPTKCKYEELLQILVTSLGCENTSTTLQIQYQAKEGIPPIKICNDRSLYFYLELKMKETDFTTYPLCVNQQNNNTTPAATPNSISTTTPNEYNVAMIENNTTTLENNITTTESYTTGQQTEEGEKSETIEDEEDKFDIIDYANAVL, encoded by the coding sequence ATGGAACGTCTACCAGTACTCATCaagagcaatggacaatggAATGAAGATCACAATTATGTGAACTATGTGGCTAGTGGAGAATTCATACCAACAAAATGCAAGTATGAAGAGCTACTGCAAATACTGGTTACTTCATTGGGGTGCGAAAACACCAGCACAACACTACAAATACAGTACCAAGCTAAAGAAGGAATACCACCGATCAAAATATGCAACGATCGAAGCCTCTACTTTTACTTGGAATTGAAAATGAAGGAAACAGATTTCACGACATATCCACTATGTGTCAACCAGCAAAACAACAACACAACACCTGCTGCAACACCAAATTCGATATCCACAACAACACCGAATGAATATAATGTGGCAATGAtcgaaaacaacacaacaacgcttgaaaacaacataacaacAACAGAATCATACACAACGGGACAGCAAACGGAAGAAGGGGAAAAGTCAGAAACAATAGAAGATGAGGAGGACAAATTCGACATAATTGACTATGCAAATGCGGTTCTTTGA